A section of the Streptomyces sp. SCL15-4 genome encodes:
- a CDS encoding prolyl oligopeptidase family serine peptidase, with translation MSENRTPDTPDMPDWEKRFRAPRVSLPDWAEDAPDRALFVSNATGTYELYAWDRATGEQRQATDRPNGTTDGVLSPDGAWIWWFDDKDGDEFGVWRRQPFTGGPDEPAVPGLAPSYPAGLALSRDGRTAVVGRSTDDDGTTIHLAREGAEPVEIYRHRESAGVGDLSHDGSLIAVEHTEHGDAMHAALRVLRPDGTTVAELDDTKGGVEELGLEVLGFAPVDGDTRLLVGHQRRGRWEPMVWDVATGEETELALELPGDVGAEWYPDGSALLVVHGFEARSELFRFDLAARELTRIPTPPGTVSGATARPDGSVEYLWSSAAEPPVVRSTSGGAVLDPPGMACPPSVPVEDVWVEGPGGRIHALVQKPAGATGPLPTVFDLHGGPTWHDSDSFAAGPAAWVDHGYAVIRVNYRGSTGYGRAWTDALKHRVGLIELEDVAAVRDWAVSSGLADPARLVLTGASWGGYLTLLGIGTEPDAWALGIAVVPVADYVTAYHDEMESLKAMDRTLLGGTPEEVPDRFAASSPLTYVDRVKAPVYISAGVNDPRCPIRQIDNYVKRLETRDAPHEVYRYDAGHGSLVVDERIKQVGLELDFAARHLPA, from the coding sequence ATGAGTGAAAACAGGACACCGGACACACCGGACATGCCGGACTGGGAGAAGCGGTTCAGGGCGCCGCGGGTCTCCCTGCCCGACTGGGCGGAGGACGCGCCGGACCGCGCCTTGTTCGTGTCGAACGCGACGGGGACGTACGAGCTGTACGCGTGGGACCGCGCGACGGGCGAGCAGCGGCAGGCGACGGACCGGCCGAACGGCACGACGGACGGCGTGCTCTCCCCGGACGGCGCGTGGATCTGGTGGTTCGACGACAAGGACGGCGACGAGTTCGGCGTCTGGCGCCGCCAGCCGTTCACGGGCGGCCCCGACGAGCCGGCCGTGCCCGGCCTGGCCCCGTCCTACCCGGCCGGCCTGGCCCTGTCCCGCGACGGCCGCACGGCGGTCGTGGGCCGCTCCACGGACGATGACGGTACGACGATCCACCTGGCGCGCGAGGGCGCGGAGCCGGTGGAGATCTACCGGCACCGCGAGTCGGCGGGCGTCGGCGACCTCTCGCACGACGGCTCGCTGATCGCGGTCGAGCACACCGAGCACGGCGACGCCATGCACGCCGCCCTGCGCGTGCTCCGCCCGGACGGCACGACGGTCGCCGAGCTGGACGACACCAAGGGCGGCGTCGAGGAACTGGGCCTGGAGGTGCTGGGCTTCGCCCCGGTCGACGGCGACACCCGGCTGCTCGTCGGCCATCAGCGCCGGGGCCGCTGGGAGCCCATGGTGTGGGACGTGGCGACGGGCGAGGAGACGGAGCTGGCGCTGGAGCTGCCGGGCGACGTCGGCGCCGAGTGGTATCCGGACGGTTCGGCGCTGCTCGTCGTGCACGGCTTCGAGGCCCGCAGCGAGCTGTTCCGCTTCGATCTGGCGGCCCGCGAGCTGACCCGCATCCCGACCCCGCCCGGCACGGTCTCCGGTGCGACGGCCCGCCCCGACGGCAGCGTGGAGTACCTGTGGTCGTCGGCCGCCGAGCCGCCGGTGGTGCGGTCCACGTCCGGCGGTGCGGTGCTGGACCCGCCGGGCATGGCGTGCCCGCCGTCGGTGCCGGTGGAGGACGTGTGGGTGGAAGGGCCCGGCGGACGCATCCACGCCCTCGTCCAGAAGCCGGCGGGCGCCACGGGCCCCCTGCCCACCGTCTTCGACCTGCACGGCGGCCCGACCTGGCACGACAGCGACTCCTTCGCGGCGGGCCCGGCGGCCTGGGTCGACCACGGTTACGCGGTGATCCGCGTCAACTACCGCGGCTCCACCGGCTACGGCCGCGCCTGGACCGACGCCCTCAAGCACCGGGTGGGCCTGATCGAGCTGGAGGACGTGGCCGCGGTCCGGGACTGGGCGGTCTCCTCGGGCCTCGCCGACCCCGCCCGCCTGGTCCTCACCGGCGCGTCCTGGGGCGGCTACCTCACCCTGCTCGGCATCGGCACCGAGCCGGACGCCTGGGCGCTGGGCATCGCGGTGGTCCCGGTCGCGGACTACGTCACGGCGTACCACGACGAGATGGAGTCCCTGAAGGCCATGGACCGCACCCTGCTCGGCGGCACGCCCGAGGAGGTCCCGGACCGCTTCGCCGCGTCCTCCCCGCTCACCTACGTCGACCGGGTCAAGGCCCCGGTCTACATCTCGGCGGGCGTCAACGACCCCCGCTGCCCGATCCGCCAGATCGACAACTACGTCAAACGCCTGGAGACCCGCGACGCGCCCCACGAGGTCTACCGCTACGACGCGGGCCACGGCTCCCTGGTGGTCGACGAACGCATCAAGCAGGTCGGCCTGGAACTGGACTTCGCGGCCCGGCACCTGCCCGCGTAA